TCCAATTAGTGTCGATTCGCAATTCCCCCATAAAACATACTTGACTAGTGGGGATAATGGGATTATAGTATGAAAAAAGCATGATTGCACAGAGAGATTTTCAACCGAGACTTTCATAATATCTTGGATATTTCTCATCTTTAATAATTGTATACAATTATACAGTTGGCAAGGCGACCCGCAAATGAATGGCGAGGAGCAACGAAATCTATGGAAATGCGTTCACGAAGATTGTCGAAGGATAATACCTACTATGCACTTAAGCAAAAAATAATAGATAGCGAGCTGGAGCCGGATCAGGCGGTTAACGAAGAGAGCCTGGCGGCACTTCTCGGGGTCAGCCGGACTCCGCTACGGGAAGCGATTCAGCGGCTGGAGAATGAGGATTTCCTGGTGCGCCAGCCCAATGGCAGGCTGCGGGTAGCCCCTTTAACGATTAAGGAGGTCGAGGAGATCTTCCAGATCCGCAGCATGCTTGAAGGCCATATCGCCAGAAGCGCTGCCAGAAACGCTACCATTAAGGATATTCAGCAGTTAACGCTGATTCTGGAGAAGCTGAAGCAATCCTTCCAGATGGGGGATCAGCAGGATGTTGTATCCTATGGCTTCGAATTCCATGATTACTTGTGGGAGATCAGCGGGCTGAAGACTTTTGAGAAGGTGCTGAACCAGTTAAGAGACCGTTCTCTCCGGTATTGTCGTTATGTCTCGCTGCACGGGGACTGGAATACGCAGGCGGATGAAGAGCATCTTGTGATTCTGCAGAGGATTGTAGCCAGGGATGAAGAGGGGGCGGAGCGGGCAATGCGGGAGCATATCTTAAGCAGCCTTGCAACTGCACTGGAGCGGATCAGAGGAATTGAGCATACGTAATGAAGGGGGAAGAACAGGCCTATGAGACCACAGCATGAGACGGAAGAAGCACTGGCAGCCCGGCTAACCGGAGTGCGGAGGAACCTGCATCGTGAACCGGAGCTTAGCAATCAGGAGTATAAAACTACGGAGAAGCTGCGTAAATGGCTAACTGAAGAGAATATAACGATCCTGGATCTCCCGCTGGAGACCGGACTCATAGCGGAGATTGGACAAGGTGATGGCAGCATTGTAGCGATTCGTTGCGATATCGATGCCCTGCCGATTGAGGAGCAGACGGGCCTGCCGTTCGCATCAGAGATTCCGGGAGCCATGCATGCCTGCGGTCACGATTTCCACACCGCTGTGATCCTGGGCGCGGCCAGTCTGCTGAAGCAGCGTGAACATGAACTGCCGGGCAAGGTCAGAATCCTGTTCCAGCCGGCAGAAGAGACGGGGCATGGTGCTGAGGACGTACTGGCATCCGGCGGGCTAAGCGGGGTGGAGGCCATCTTCGGATTACATAATTCTCCGGACCTGCCTAACGGGGCGTTCGGCACAAGAACGGGAGCTTTAACGGCTGGCGTGGACCGCTTTGAGATTACGGTAAAAGGGGTCGGCGCTCACGCAGCTACACCGGAGAAAGGGGTAGACACCATTGTTACCGCCGCGCAGATCATTACGATGCTGCAAACCGTAGTCAGCCGCCTGAATAACACGCAAGAGCCGGTCGTGCTCAGTGTGACCCGGATCAACGGGGGCTTCACCTGGAATGTCCTGCCGGAGAAGGTGGAGCTGGAAGGTACAGTACGTACCTATAACGAAGAGATCCGCAGCAGCATCCCGGCCCAAATGACGAGGATCATAGAGGGGATTGCAGCCGCAGCCGGAGCAGAGGCGAAGCTGCACTGGTATCCCGGCCCGCCCGCTACGGTCAATCACGGAGGATGGACAGACTTCACCAAAGAGGTCGCGGCACAATCAGGCTATGAGGTACATGATATTCCGCCGCAGATGGGCGGCGAGGATTTCGCCTATTATTTGCAGCAGATCCCGGGTGCTTTTGTGAACATCGGTACCGGCCCGAACCATGCGTTGCATCATCCCCGCTTCGATGTCGATGAGGCGGCCATCCTGCCGGCAGCCAAGTATTTCGCTCTCCTGGCAGAAGAGGCGCTGGCGAAGCTGAAGCAGCAGGCTTGAATCCTGAATCCTAAATTTACCAGATGATTGAGGGGAACAACTATGATTGAACTACGGAATGTGTACAAGACGTTCACCCGCAAAGAGGTGAAGATTGAAGCGCTCAAGGGGATCAGCCTGAAGGTGGAAAAGGGCGATATCTTCGGAGTCATCGGCTACAGCGGCGCCGGAAAAAGCACGTTAATCCGCCTGGTCAATTACCTGGAACGGCCGACTGAGGGCCAGGTGCTGGTAGAAGGGTATGATCTGGGAGCGTACAGCGACAAAGAGCTGCGGGCAGCCAAGAAAAACATCGGCATGATTTTTCAACATTTTAACCTGCTGGAGTCCAAAAAGGTGTTCGACAATGTGGCTATTCCACTCGTCCTGCTGAAAAAGAGCAAGGCAGAAATCCACAAGCGGGTGGAGGAGCTGCTCGAATTCGTCGGGCTAAGCGACAAGGCTGGAAGCTATCCGAGCGAGCTGTCAGGCGGACAGAAGCAGCGGGTCGGGATTGCCCGGGCGCTTGCCTCGAACCCTTCGATACTGTTGTGCGATGAAGCCACTTCCGCTCTGGACCCGCAGACGACACAGTCCATCCTGCAGCTGCTCAAGCGGATCAACGCGGAATACAACATCACGGTGATGATCATCACGCATGAGATGTCGGTGATTCAGGAGATCTGCAACAAGGTAGCCGTGATGGAAGAAGGGCGGATTATCGAGCAGGGCAGCGTGCTGGATGTGTTCGGAGAACCGAAGCATCAGACAACACAGAATTTCGTCAAGACTGTCATTCAGAACAGCATGACTACAAGCGTCCGCAGAACTCTGAAGACTGAGCAGGGAAGCCGGGTGTATAAGCTGAATTTTGCCGGGGAGAGCGCTTCTGAGCCTGTGCTGTACGAGATTATCCGTACCTACGGCGTTAAGGTCAACATCCTGTTTGCGAATACGACAGAGATTCAAGAGACGACGCTCGGCACGATTATCGTTCAACTGCAAGGTGATCCGGCACAGATGGAAGCAGCCTTGAATTACATGAAGCAGCATGAGGTCCGCATAGAGGAGGTGAAGTCCTATGTTCTCGACATCGATCACAAGTGAGCAATTCCTGAAGGCGATTATTGAAACGATTCAGATGGTGGGTGTATCGCTATTCATCGGCTCGCTGCTGGGTATTCCGCTGGGCATCCTGCTGGTTATTACCCGTCCGGGCGGCGTGCTTGCGAGCAAGTGGCTTTATACATTACTGAATCCCTTAATTAACGTCATCCGTTCGGTTCCGTTTATTATTCTGTTGTTTGCAATTATTCCGTTAACAAGAGCAATTGTTCATACCTCGATTGGGACCAGTGCCGCAATTGTTCCGCTGATTATCTATATCGCACCCTATATCGCAAGGCTGGTCGAGAATTCGCTGCTGGAAGTGAATCCGGGCATTCTCGAAGCTGCGGAAGCAATGGGCGCAACACCGCTGCAGGTAATATGGTATTTTCTTTTGCCTGAAGCGGTGGGCTCTTTAATTCTCTCCCTGACCACAGCGACGATCGGGCTCATCGGGGCTACGGCAATGGCCGGGGCAGTAGGCGGCGGAGGGGTCGGCGACTTGGCAATCGTGTACGGTTACCAGCGTTTTGACGAGGTGGTCATGTTCACGACGGTCATTATTCTGATCATTCTGGTGCAGGGTATTCAGTCCCTGGGCAACACATTGGCGCGCAAGATCCGCCGTTATTAGAGATTACGAGACGAAGGAGATAGGCAGATGAGTGTATGGAGCAAGCAGGAGCGTTTTCAGGCGATCTTATCCGGGGAACTTGCAGACCGGCCCATTGTCAGCGGATGGCGCCACTTTATTGACAAGGAGCAGAATGCGGAGGACTTGGCGTCATCTACGATTTCTTTTACGGACAAATATAATTGGGACTGGGTCAAAATCAACCCGAGAGCGACCTATCTGGCGGAAGCCTGGGGAAATGAGTATAACTTCGCAGATTACCGGACGGTATTCCCGAGACAACTGACTACGGCGGTTCCGGCTGCGGCTAATCTCTGGGATCTTGAGGTGAAAAAAGCCGCGCTAACCCCTTCGCTGCTGGAGCATCTGGAGGCGGTAAGGAAGATCCGTCAGGGCTTGCCGGATACGCCGCTGATTCAGACGGTGTTCTCCCCGCTCACGGTATTGCTGTTCATTGTAGGACGTTCTGCTTATGTTACGGAGACCGTATTCGGGATCGAGCAGCCGGTGACGCTGGAATCGCTCTTCAAGGAACACCGTGCCGCCGCGCATCATGCCCTGCATGCGATTGCCTTAACCTTGGCCGATTATGTGCAGGAGCTGCGGCAGGCGGGATCAGATGGTCTGTTCTATGCGGTGACAGGCACAGCCCACCCCGGATTATTCGATGAAGCGATGTTCGATGAGCTGTCCAGACCCTATGATTCTATCGTGCTGGAGGCGGCGAGCTATGGCAAGAATATTTTACATACCTGCGGTGCTCATGCCCAGCCTGCGAAATTCAATGATTACCGGATTGACGGGATCAGCTGGGATACGGTAGCCGAAGGCAATCCCGGACTGGACGCCGATCTCAAGGCCACGAAGGTGGGCGGAGTGGATCACGGGCTCTTTGCCGGAAATCATTTGGATCAGATTGAACAGCAGGCTAATGAAGCTTTGGCCAAAATGAAGGGTCAGCCGTTTATTCTGTCGCCAAACTGCGCCATTCCGCTAACGGTTACAGACGAGGCGTTAGTGCATTTTAAAAACACAGTATTAGGATAGGGGATGAGAGTGATGAAAAAATTACTGGCGGTTCTACTGATTAGTTCGATGGCGGTGTTGGCAGCTTGCGGAAATAATAAGGAAGCGGCAAGCTCCGGGGACAAGAAGGAAATCACAGTCGGATTCGGCGTAGGTACGTATGAGGAGCAGTTCCGGCAATCCATTCTCCCGATCCTGGAAGGAAAAGGGTATACTGTAGATATCAAAACCTTCTCGCAGAATATGCAGGTCAACCCGGCGATGAAGGAAGGCTCAATTGACGCGAGCATCTTCCAGAGTACCGCCTACATGGATGCGATCAATAAGGAAATTGGTGCCGATATGGTGGGGATTGCCTATGTTCCAGGCGCTCCGCAGGGGCTGTACTCGGTTAATCACACGACGCTTGACGATGTGAAGGACGGCACTACCGTCGCGATTCCGAACGACCCGGTTAATCAGGAGCGCGCGCTGCGGATTCTGGAGGAGCTGGGTTGGGTCAAGATCAAAGAGGGCGCCGGGGTAGCGGACTTCAATGTGAACAGCGTGGAGCCGGACAAGTTCAAGATTGACCTGAAGGTGCTGGACCCGGCGCAGATTCTGGTCTCGCTGCAGGATGTTGACTATGGTGTGGTGAACGGGAATTATATCGCTAATGCTCCCGACCGCAAGATTACTGATGCGCTGAAGATTGAGAATACGCCTATGCAGCACAGAATCATCGTATCGGTGAATAAGAAGGATCAAGATTCCCAGTGGGCCAAGGATCTGAAGGCTGCGTATGAATCCAAGGAGTTCGAGGAATACATCCTGGGACAAGAGAAATACGCCGGATTCATTCTGCCGGAGGCTTGGGCTAATAACTAATCTAATCAGGGAGTGAATGGAAGTGTCAAAAGGCAAGATTCATTTCATTGGCGGCGGGCAGATGGCGGAAGCAATCATCCGGGCCTGCCTGGCAGGCGGCACACTGGCTGCCGGACAGATCAGTGTGTCAGATATTAATGAGGGCAGACTTGGGCTTCTAAAAGCTAAATATAACGCAGACACGGAGAGCGCGCAGGAAGAGGCGCTCTCCGGCGCAGAGCTGATCGTGATTGCTGTCCGGCCGCAGGATGATCTGGCTGCACTTGGAGCACAGGTTCGCGAGTATGCTGCACCGTCTGCGGTCATTGTATCGATTGTGGCCGGGGTGACGATTGCCCAGCTGGGAGATTATTTCGGAGCCGAACGTCCGATTGTCCGCGTTATTCCGAATACCCTGACCGATACCGGTTACGGCTACAGCGGTGTAGCTCTGAATGCAGCCGCTACTCTGGAGCAGGTAGAAGCATTCCTGCTGGGCTTCGGCAAGGTGCAGGTTCTGGACGAGTCTTACATTGATATCTTCACCGGCTTCGGGGTTGCCGGACCGAACTACATCTATTATTTCATTGAGTCGTTCACGGATGCCGGAGTCCTCGCCGGACTGCCGCGGGAGCAAGCCTGGAAGGTGGCGCTGGAGAATATGCTGGGAGCGGTAGCGATGCTGCAGCAGACTGGCCTTCACCCGAGACAACTGCTGGACATCAACAACTCCCCTGGCGGGGTTGGGATGCACGGGCTGTACGAGCTGAATAATAGTGACTTCGCGGCCGGATTGCAGCGGAGTGTATTGGCGGCTGTGAAGCGGACGACAGAGCTGGGAGTGAAGAAGTAATGAGCCTGCTCAAATGGGATCACCTCGTGCACTACGTCAACGATCTGGACCAGCCGGTGAAGCTCTTCGCGGAGCATGGCCTGACGGCCTTCCGGGGCGGATCGCATAAGGATTGGGGAACGTATAACGCCTTGAGCTATTTTGGGCTCACCTACCTGGAGTTCCTCGGGATTGAGAACCTGGAGCTGGCGCGTGCGACCAAGCATAATGTGGTTGTGCGGGATGCCGTTACTGTTCTGCCGGAGCATGAAGTATTAAGCAGAGTGGTGCTGCGCACAGATGATATTGAGGCAGTAGAGGGTAATTTGAAGGCTGCGGGATTAGCCTTGTCGCCCATCATTGACGGCCGCCGTCTGGACAATCTGGGCAGGTTAATTGAGTGGCGGATGATGACCATTGACGGCGACTTCCAGGGATTGGTCTATCCGTTCATTATTCAGTGGATTCAATTAGATGAGGAGCGGCTGGACAGCCTGAACGCAGCCGGAATCAACCAGCCCCATCCTGCCGGGAAGGTGGACATGGCGGATGCTGTTTTCCGTGTCTCCGAGCCTGCCGCTGTCGCCAGCCATTGGAGTGAGCTGTTCGGCCTCCCGGTGAGCGGGCCTGCGGATGGTTTGGACGGCAGCTACAGCCTTAAGGCAGGAGATCAGACGTTTGAGTTCGTGCAAGGCGAAGAGAACCGGCTCAGCCGGATTGTGTTCCGGACGGATTCACCTCAGCTCAAGGGACAGACGCTGACTGTTGGTGAAGGCGAGTACGTGTTTGAATAAATGCAGGACAAGTATATGGGACAGGCTCTTTGCCGCAATTAGCGGTAGCGGGCCTGTCCTGTTTGTGTTAAAGTTTTACACTAATATAAGGAGAGCGTAAGGAGGTCACAGAGATATGGCATTTGAGACCAAACGTCTGATCATCAGGGAATTCACCTTGGAGGATATGGGGCAGGTACATGAATATGCGTCCGATCCAGCAGTAGTGACGCATTCAATCTGGGGGCCGAATTCACTGGAGGATACCCGCGAATATATCCGCCATACGCTGGAATTGCAGCAGGAGGAGCCGCGCCAGGGCTTCGAGTACGCGGTGGTTCTGAAGGAGACCGGGCTGCTAATCGGCGGCTGCGGCCTGCATATTACCGGAACGGGGCAGGGAGAGATCGGCTACTGCTACAACCGTCTGTACTGGGGGCAGGGTTATGCGAGCGAGGCTGCTGCTGTGCTGCTGGAATGGGGTTTCCATACGCTGGGGCTGCACCGGATCTATGCCACTTGCCGCCCGGAGAATATCGGTTCAGCCCGGGTGATGCAGAAGATCGGCATGATCTACGAGGGGCACCTGAGAGGACATATGTACCATAAAGAGAAGTGGAGGGACTCTTACCAATATTCGATTCTGGAGGATGAGTATAAGGCGCTGCATCCGCGTGCCGGGTTTTAGGTTTCAATGGTTGAAGCTGTAGGATTTTAGGCCGCAAGTCAGGTGGCCCTCTCGCTCCAATTGCATTTACTACAACAGATTTCAATATATTTCACCTTAAATTGCATTCTGCTGTATTTCGTACATTTGATTTTTGGATGTTGGGTTGGAAATGCCTATTTGCTGAGATTCTGCTGCATGAAGTACAATAGAATGTCTTTTTGGGTGGATTTCAGCGGTATCTATTGCAGGAAATACAATTAGAACAAGAAATAGAGAGTAGATCCAGCAAAAATAAGGGGTACATGGAGGCACGGTTGTCAGTAGCCAATGGCCATGAAAAAGCGGCTCAGCCCCCGCACACAGCAAAAAGCACCTGCCTTAAACGGCCAGGTGCTCTTTGCTGTTCTTTAAGCGGCGGTTACAGCGGCATCCCCGCCACTTCATTAATCCTCGCCGCTTCATCGGGATCAGCGGCGATCAGCTTCTGATAGACCGCCTGATCCTGGGCGCTCTGCATCCGCTGCAGCACAGCAAGCAACCAGCGGGCAACCTCCCGGTTAACAGGGTTGCTGTAATCTTCACTGAGACCTTGCTTCAGTGTGGTTTCTGCGGCCTGCATGTCCTGCGACATGTACTGGATCTTCCCGGTGTTCAGCAGCAGTTCCGGTGTCACTGTGACTCCCTGCTGCTGTGCATCCCGGTCTGCGGTGGCGTAGGTATAAGCGTCCAAGCCCGTTTTGAAATACCGCTGCTTGTTAAACGTCTCCTGGTCCTTGATCTCCAGCTTGCCCTCGGCCGCCGCTTCCTGCGACCGCTTCAGGGCTGCGGCTCCCAGCTCCTGCGACCGGGCAATGACTCCGCTGTACCAGGCGGTCGTCCACAGGCTTTCGCTGTCGGTCAGATCCTCGTATCCGTTCACGAAGCCCTGCTTCACAGCAGCGGCCGCCGCATCCTTGTCTCCCGACAGGAAGTGTACTCTCCCTATGTTCAGGCCGATCGTAGGTGTAACGAAGAATTCACGGCCCTGAAGCTGCTCAGGAGGTAGGCTTTTCAAATGTGCAATGCCGTCCGTTACATGTCTGTACGCGGAGAGCGCGGAAGCGAAATACGTCTGTTGCCCGGCTTCATCCTGCTTGGAGTAAGCTTGCTGTCCAAGGAGGGAGGCTCGGCTGATGAACTGGGCATACCAGTTGATATCCCACATAAACTTGTCTGCGTTGTCCAGATAGACATGATAGGCGGCATCGCTCTCGCCTTTCAGGTCATAGTAGCCTGCGAGCTGGGTCAGCAGCTCTTTGTTGGACGGCTCATCCTTCAGCGCACGGGTCAATACCGCATAGGCCTCGTCCAGGAACTGCTCGTTCTTGGTCTGCTCATACACCTTCTGATCCAGCAAGGACAAGTACACAGCGGATTCCGGGTGGTAGGGGCGGATGTTGAGTGCTTTTACCAAAGGAGCCTTGATCTCCTCATAGGACTGGCTCACTTGGATCAGCTTCTTGGCGGCATAAGCCTCAGAGCTTGACCGGATGTACCCCAGAGACAGGAAGAGCAGGTAGCCCGTGCCGACTCCGAGTACTGTGAAATAGCCCGCTCTGATCCACAGCTTGTTCCACGTAAAGCGGAGCGGCTTGCTCTCCATGGCCACAGCCATTCCCCCCAGAGAGAGGAAGACAAGCATACCCATGAACGCATAACTGAGGTTGAAATCCAGCAGGCTGTGAACGAGAATGGACAAGGCGATAATGAGATAGAAGAATCCGTTGCTATAGTCGTCGGTCTCCCGTTTCAGGTATCCTCTGCTGAACTTGTAGAAGATGAATAGAATGAAGCCCATGAACACCAGAAAGCCGACAATGCCTACTTCAATCAGATATTGCAGAAAAAAGTTATGCACCTGGCGGCTCAGATAAGGGTTGTTCTGATAATGCTCATAGAGTGTGGCCCAGCCGCCTCCGCCAGTGCCAAGTACCGGATAATCCTTGACGACCTTCATGGCATCCCCGTAAAAGGTAAACCGTTCCAGGACACTGTGCTGCCTGAAGTTGATATTCTCCAGCCGTGTTCCGATATTCGCCGGGAGAATATTACGCGCGCTGGTGCCGATGAACAGGAAGGCGATGATCGCAACGCCAGCCACAGAGACGGCTGGAATCCACAATCCGCTCATGCGGCGTGATTCCAGTCTGTCAAGCTTGCGGCTCAGATAAGGTGCCAGGTAACGCTGAACCACCTGACAGAGCACGCCTGCACAGGCAGATGCTCCCAGCAGATAGCCCCAGCCTTTAAGGGCGGCGGATGAGGTGAACTCCGTATTCAGCTCCAGGCCCAGCCGTGTGACCGGGCTGGTAATCAGCAGAGAGAATAGGCCGGCAATCGCAAGATGGACAATCCACAGAATCTGCTGCACAGGCTTCAGGAAGAGCAGCAGGAGGATGAATACTACCGGCAGCAGCACGAGTCCGCCACGGGATAAGGTAAGCAGCAGCGAGACGATAATTGGCACCAGCATGAAGCCGTGCAACAGCTGTCCGGCCCATTTGCGGGAGCGGATCAGCGCGAAGACGGCCACGAACAGAAAGGCCATCAGGAAGGCTGCATATGTATTGGCATACTGGAAAATGGAGGTCAGGCGGAGCCCGTTCGAGTCGGTCATTACCGCAGCGTCATACCTTCCGTTGAATAAGGTCTTCGAGAACCAGCCCACCAGGCTGCCGGCCAGCTTCCAGCTTCCGAGCCAGTTGAGCAGTCCGAAGCCTACAATCAGGTAGGCGAGGGCAAGCACGCCATGCTGGACGGCTGAATTCAGCCGCCTTTGCCGGAGCAGAAGGATGCTGATGATGAAGACTGCAGCATAGGTGAACTGGGTGAACAGCATGTTCATCGCCGAGTACCGGGAAGCTGCGCCGAATAGCGACAGGGCATAGGTTAAGGGAAGAAGGAGAGCCGCTAGGGTGAGCAGATCACGTTGTCCCTCCAACTTGAAGGTTCTGAAATAGAGGACGGCAGCAGCCAGCAGAATCAGACAACTTACTAATGCGGCAACATAAATGGGCTTCTCGAAATCCGCCGTCATTCCGTTGAACAATCCGTTCTGAAAAGCGGCCCAGCCAAAAAACAGCAGGAACGCAGCGCAAATCATCCAAGCTGCCCCTGAAAGCTTGTCCGTAGCTTGGACAGTAGCCGCTTGTTTTCCGTACACAGGTTTCGACACAATAGAATCTCCTTTTTCAAAATATTGGGTATTCCAAATTATTGCACATACATATTACGGATATAAAGTGAAAAAGTTGTTGTCTGAACGGAAATTTCAAAGATTGGAGTGTCTTACAGGAGGGGTAGGGAGCAAAAAAGTGGGGAATAGGCCGGAACCTGCTCAGCGAATGAAGCAGTCTGTCCGCACAGGCCGGCCTGACGCAGTTTTCATAGAATAAGGTAACGGAGCGAATCTATGATTCATGTAAGAATGGACGCTTAAGAGTTCCGCCCGAAGGCAGCAATGACGGCAGGGGAACGCACAATCCGCATCCTGGGCCACTGCTGCCGGGAGCAAGCTTCAGGCGGGGATAATGAATTTCAGGTTAATCATGAATACGATCAGGGCGGAGGCCCCCAGGGAAAAGGCGATGCAGCCGGCACCGAGCACTCTGCGCCGGTCTTTGATGAATTTGAAGCCAAGCGCACAGACCAGTATAGTCGTTCCTGCCAGTACAACAGACATGCCGATCATTGCAAACCAATACAGGATTTCAAAAAACTCTGCCATTAGGAAACCCTCCCTTTCAGGCAATAATACAACGAATTTTAATGATTTTCCAGTCAAATGAATCAGGGACATAAGGCCCCGCAGCCATATGCCCTTTTTTGCTGTGGACTGCTATACCACGGACAATCATACAGGAGGGCACGGCCTTTCGTGAGTAATCTATAGGGTAGGCTGGGAATGCGAAAGGAGAGGGCAAATAATGGCGGGGAGAGAACTGGCAAGCAAGCTGCTGAAGACGGCGGCGCTGCTTAGCGATTCACGGGTTGCCGGTTACATTCCGAGAACGCGGGAATATAGTGCTGCCGGATTGTCCGCGATGCTTGGAAGATACGGCAACGTTGTCATCAAGCCGGTTGTAGGCGGAGGAGGATATGGTGTTATCAAGGTGTTCCGGGATCAGAGGGGGTACGGCTTCACGTATATGAAGAGCACACGTATCTATGGAGACTTCACTTCCATGCGCCAGGCACTGGATAGATTCAAGGTGAAACGGAGATATCTGATCCAACAGGGTATCTCCCTTGCACGGATCTCCGGGCGTCCGATTGATTACCGGGTCAAGGTGGTGAAGAACGGCGAGCACTGGGAGTTCCGATCTATGGTAGGGAGAGTAGCCCGGCCGGGATTGTTCGTTACGAATCTCTGCAAAGGAGGTACGATGCTCAGCTGCCGCCAGGGACTGCGAAGATCATTGCCAAGAGTGGGGACCTCAGCCAAAAAGGCGGAGATGCGCAGGCTGACTTTAGTCTGTACCGAGCTGCTGGAGCGGCATTTTCCGGGGATCGGTGAACTGGGCTTCGACTATGCTGTAGATCATCGGGGGAAGATTTGGATTCTGGAAGTAAATACAAGACCAAAATGATTAATAAAATTTTTATATTTGACGATAAATACAGTAATAGGCTAATATTGCGTTTAGTTGTTTAGATTCAGAGGTAATACAACAAGAAATATCCCAGCCAATTATGAACATTCTAAAAAAGTTTTTGTGTGGAGATGTCAGGTTTCAGCCCTGTGTATAACTGTTATCCCCATAGTCCACTGCGCAATTGCTGACATTATAACCCTTACTCACATATTATACACAGGATTTCCACAGCAGCTTGTGGATAATGAGAACGCTTGTTCGAAAAATGATAGTTTGCTATGATAGATTCAGATCCAAATAAAGGAAAGGTAGGTGAACGTTATGGTTGAATTGTCGGATGAGATGCTGCTTGACTCTTATCACAGAGCGATAGAGCTGCATTTGGAGCATGATTTCATCGCCCTGCTTCTCGCTGAAATTCGCAAACGGAACTTACACTCTCCAGCCCATGCGGTTCTGCATTAAAGATCAGAGCACATCCTGCAGCAGTGGACTTCATTAAACCGCAAGCATCAAGGAATAGGGTATCTTTTCAAGTTGAGGTGGAATCAACCTGAAAGGATACCCTTTTATTATGGCTATAAGGTTATAGACAACCTAGAGCTTAAGATTACTGCTGTGTCCCGGAGACAGCTTCGCATCCGGATCGATATACACCTTGGCGTTATTGACTGCTGTCGGCGCTTCTCCGAATCCGACAGCGATCAGCTTCAGCTTGCCCGGATAGGTCGTGATATCGCCAGCGGCGAAGATTCCCGGAATGCTGGTCTCCATGCGGGAGTCAACTACAACGGAGTTGCCCTCAATGTC
The sequence above is a segment of the Paenibacillus sp. FSL R7-0204 genome. Coding sequences within it:
- a CDS encoding amidohydrolase, whose amino-acid sequence is MRPQHETEEALAARLTGVRRNLHREPELSNQEYKTTEKLRKWLTEENITILDLPLETGLIAEIGQGDGSIVAIRCDIDALPIEEQTGLPFASEIPGAMHACGHDFHTAVILGAASLLKQREHELPGKVRILFQPAEETGHGAEDVLASGGLSGVEAIFGLHNSPDLPNGAFGTRTGALTAGVDRFEITVKGVGAHAATPEKGVDTIVTAAQIITMLQTVVSRLNNTQEPVVLSVTRINGGFTWNVLPEKVELEGTVRTYNEEIRSSIPAQMTRIIEGIAAAAGAEAKLHWYPGPPATVNHGGWTDFTKEVAAQSGYEVHDIPPQMGGEDFAYYLQQIPGAFVNIGTGPNHALHHPRFDVDEAAILPAAKYFALLAEEALAKLKQQA
- a CDS encoding uroporphyrinogen decarboxylase family protein; amino-acid sequence: MSVWSKQERFQAILSGELADRPIVSGWRHFIDKEQNAEDLASSTISFTDKYNWDWVKINPRATYLAEAWGNEYNFADYRTVFPRQLTTAVPAAANLWDLEVKKAALTPSLLEHLEAVRKIRQGLPDTPLIQTVFSPLTVLLFIVGRSAYVTETVFGIEQPVTLESLFKEHRAAAHHALHAIALTLADYVQELRQAGSDGLFYAVTGTAHPGLFDEAMFDELSRPYDSIVLEAASYGKNILHTCGAHAQPAKFNDYRIDGISWDTVAEGNPGLDADLKATKVGGVDHGLFAGNHLDQIEQQANEALAKMKGQPFILSPNCAIPLTVTDEALVHFKNTVLG
- a CDS encoding methionine ABC transporter permease, translated to MFSTSITSEQFLKAIIETIQMVGVSLFIGSLLGIPLGILLVITRPGGVLASKWLYTLLNPLINVIRSVPFIILLFAIIPLTRAIVHTSIGTSAAIVPLIIYIAPYIARLVENSLLEVNPGILEAAEAMGATPLQVIWYFLLPEAVGSLILSLTTATIGLIGATAMAGAVGGGGVGDLAIVYGYQRFDEVVMFTTVIILIILVQGIQSLGNTLARKIRRY
- a CDS encoding GntR family transcriptional regulator, with translation MEMRSRRLSKDNTYYALKQKIIDSELEPDQAVNEESLAALLGVSRTPLREAIQRLENEDFLVRQPNGRLRVAPLTIKEVEEIFQIRSMLEGHIARSAARNATIKDIQQLTLILEKLKQSFQMGDQQDVVSYGFEFHDYLWEISGLKTFEKVLNQLRDRSLRYCRYVSLHGDWNTQADEEHLVILQRIVARDEEGAERAMREHILSSLATALERIRGIEHT
- a CDS encoding methionine ABC transporter ATP-binding protein; the protein is MIELRNVYKTFTRKEVKIEALKGISLKVEKGDIFGVIGYSGAGKSTLIRLVNYLERPTEGQVLVEGYDLGAYSDKELRAAKKNIGMIFQHFNLLESKKVFDNVAIPLVLLKKSKAEIHKRVEELLEFVGLSDKAGSYPSELSGGQKQRVGIARALASNPSILLCDEATSALDPQTTQSILQLLKRINAEYNITVMIITHEMSVIQEICNKVAVMEEGRIIEQGSVLDVFGEPKHQTTQNFVKTVIQNSMTTSVRRTLKTEQGSRVYKLNFAGESASEPVLYEIIRTYGVKVNILFANTTEIQETTLGTIIVQLQGDPAQMEAALNYMKQHEVRIEEVKSYVLDIDHK
- a CDS encoding pyrroline-5-carboxylate reductase family protein, which translates into the protein MEVSKGKIHFIGGGQMAEAIIRACLAGGTLAAGQISVSDINEGRLGLLKAKYNADTESAQEEALSGAELIVIAVRPQDDLAALGAQVREYAAPSAVIVSIVAGVTIAQLGDYFGAERPIVRVIPNTLTDTGYGYSGVALNAAATLEQVEAFLLGFGKVQVLDESYIDIFTGFGVAGPNYIYYFIESFTDAGVLAGLPREQAWKVALENMLGAVAMLQQTGLHPRQLLDINNSPGGVGMHGLYELNNSDFAAGLQRSVLAAVKRTTELGVKK
- a CDS encoding MetQ/NlpA family ABC transporter substrate-binding protein: MKKLLAVLLISSMAVLAACGNNKEAASSGDKKEITVGFGVGTYEEQFRQSILPILEGKGYTVDIKTFSQNMQVNPAMKEGSIDASIFQSTAYMDAINKEIGADMVGIAYVPGAPQGLYSVNHTTLDDVKDGTTVAIPNDPVNQERALRILEELGWVKIKEGAGVADFNVNSVEPDKFKIDLKVLDPAQILVSLQDVDYGVVNGNYIANAPDRKITDALKIENTPMQHRIIVSVNKKDQDSQWAKDLKAAYESKEFEEYILGQEKYAGFILPEAWANN